The following proteins come from a genomic window of Metarhizium brunneum chromosome 2, complete sequence:
- the fap2_0 gene encoding L-saccharopine oxidase, whose product MTSYLIIGAGNFGAATALTLAKREGTTHVTLVDTTNFPNPRAASHDINKIVRDDYPDKLYMQMLKKAMPMWRNHGLYKPWYHEVGMLRADPSNFGEQSIASYKEMGIESKAHFLTVKEVRQRWNGSFATANFDGLDKILFNPAVGFAEADKALGAVVQEAVDQGVEYVVGVVTKINIGATGECTGVTLQSGETLHADKILLATGARTAALLAQSAPENQQLQVGDRLLATGAVSFYAKVQGAQQEKLSSIPVLKNCLPQVKGEGMSILADGTIKFNCDMCFTNYVECPLTGQRLSMAPEDSAFNVWTGPKFIKFFQERARKTLDGLYGKEVEDVAIDAYRMCWDASTPTHDFLITPHPHSHGLYVATGGSFHGWKFLPVIGDYIADMMQGSLETEFADRWAWDKKGGDGHSANPTYQIVGDLQDWLA is encoded by the exons ATGACGTCCTATCTCATCATCGGTGCCGGCAACTTTGGTGCCGCCACCgcgttgaccttggccaaaCGGGAAGGAACCACCCACGTCACTCTCGTTGATACCACAAATTTCCCAAACCCTCGTGCGGCTTCGCACGACATCAACAAGATTGTCCGCGACGACTATCCTGACAAACTGTACATGCAAATGCTGAAGAAGGCCATGCCCATGTGGCGAAATCACGGCCTATACAAGCCATGGTATCATGAGGTTGGCATGCTAAGGGCCGACCCCTCCAACTTTGGCGAGCAGAGCATTGCCTCGTACAAGGAGATGGGCATTGAGAGCAAGGCACACTTTCTTACTGTAAAGGAGGTTCGCCAACGGTGGAACGGCTCCTTCGCCACTGCCAACTTTGACGGCTTGGACAAGATTCTCTTCAACCCGGCAGTGGGCTTTGCCGAGGCGGACAAAGCCCTCGGGGCTGTCGTTCAAGAAGCCGTGGACCAGGGGGTTGAGtacgtcgtcggcgtcgtgaCAAAGATCAACATTGGTGCCACTGGTGAGTGCACGGGAGTCACACTGCAGTCTGGGGAGACTCTGCATGCAGACAAAATCTTGCTTGCCACGGGGGCACGCACCGCAGCCCTGCTGGCACAGAGTGCGCCTGAGAATCAACAGCTTCAGGTCGGCGACAGGCTGCTGGCAACCGGTGCCGTGAGCTTCTACGCCAAGGTCCAGGGCGCCCAGCAGGAGAAGCTGTCGTCTATTCCCGTGTTGAAGAATTGCCTGCCTCAGGTCAAAG GCGAAGGAATGTCCATTCTTGCAGATGGCACCATCAAATTCAACTGCGATATGTGCTTCACCAACTACGTCGAGTGCCCCTTGACCGGTCAGCGCCTGTCCATGGCCCCCGAAGACAGCGCGTTCAACGTCTGGACCGGGCCCAAGTTCATCAAGTTCTTCCAAGAGCGTGCCAGAAAGACCCTTGATGGCCTCTACGGCAAGGAGGTGGAGGATGTCGCTATTGACGCCTACCGCATGTGCTG GGACGCATCTACTCCAACACACGACTTCCTAATCACGCCACATCCGCATAGCCATGGTCTCTACGTGGCAACTGGCGGCTCGTTTCATGGCTGGAAGTTCTTGCCAGTAATTGGAGACTACATTGCCGACATGATGCAAGGCAGCCTTGAGACCGAATTCGCTGATCGTTGGGCTTGGGACAAAAAAGGCGGTGATGGCCATTCAGCCAATCCGACATATCAGATCGTGGGAGACCTGCAGGACTGGCTCGCGTGA
- the MET10 gene encoding Sulfite reductase [NADPH] flavoprotein component, translating into MRSQPQESTGGAVPPQKTNSSDFEILSSALPFGQPVPLDAISGPTYVTAQLLVQQIAYKLSDKIFSYSPETFDLDVAAKNWAAKQNTNIHGYAPQVLPLQTRTGAGALALGYIFSPDFDVSRRHIPQTLLAPSGSLQQLRGTLDQLSLLYSVSSPFVAHVAAADYTDADGLVSNYDTALRLAEDLGLGLVSSSSTYEAQHMSLFSTLLATVLPTLHVYDGIRVARETLRVVDALSESGVADVYNKLVSEAGKLNSHLDTAGKVVELLKLFNDELGTVYQPFEYHGHETPDVVLVAFGSVETQVAKQTLNKIAADGAKVGVINVRVYRPFIEEEFLKSIPASARTIAVLGQVRDHVAVADDATQSALYGDVLAAVTFSAKFSEEPRVLDIKYTPAQSLTPQGLVNTLNKVFGNEDEAKALPSLVNAEQYTFWDVDNSAAVNSPAVIGHILSKQSTTNVYVHATYDNLTQGGVVRTDVRASRKALEAPYDVYEADVAVIGDDCVLKDVNVVESVAHGGKIILKLPNFKVEEVEKRLSAAFRKAVQEKDAQLFVLDTSFSPAFEKDAQSKLLLELAFLKVAQPELSPEIISKLVLVEGHPPTLEECAEAVNQCLSKLEVPATWAEVADNFEAPRLPISLQSNSFLPFRKEDVEEALELRDWQTAAKGLVFKEAYETRTGLRPDLPVKTATIRVKENRRLTPSDYDRNIFHIEFDLGDSGLTYKIGEALGIHAENDEEQVSAFIQAYGLNPAELARVPAREDPEALEIRTVHQALIQNVDILGKPPKRFYEALAEFATDETERKKLEALGSSAGAEDFKRRSEVDMLTYVDVLDEFKSARPSFNDLARMVSPLKRREYSIASAQAVTPNSVALMIVVVDWVDTKGRTRYGHATRYLSRLQPGAVVTASVKPSVMKLPTRDTAPLIMAGLGTGLAPFRAFVQYRAMQKAQGKEIGAILLYLGSRHQREEYLYGEEWEAYLAAGVVTLVGAAFSRDQPQKIYIQDRMRQTLGDIAKAYVQDQGSFYLCGPTWPVPDVTKVLEEAIAADAKASGKKVDPKKEIEKLKEEGRYVLEVY; encoded by the coding sequence ATGCGTTCTCAACCGCAGGAGTCGACTGGCGGGGCCGTCCCTCCGCAAAAGACCAACTCCTCCGACTTTGAGATCCTCTCATCAGCGTTGCCCTTTGGCCAGCCTGTCCCCTTGGACGCCATCTCCGGCCCTACCTACGTGACTGCTCAGCTCCTCGTGCAGCAGATTGCCTACAAGCTCTCCGACAAGATATTCTCCTACTCTCCGGAGACTTtcgacctcgacgtcgccgccaagaacTGGGCTGCCAAACAGAACACCAACATTCATGGATACGCCCCTCAGGTTCTCCCTCTGCAGACTAGAACCGGAGCTGGTGCCTTGGCGTTGGGATACATCTTTTCTCCCGACTTTGATGTCTCGAGGAGACACATTCCCCAGACCTTACTCGCCCCCTCGGGCAGTCTTCAACAGTTACGGGGCACTCTGGACCAACTCTCCCTCTTGTATAGCGTTTCCAGCCCGTTTGTTGCCCACGTCGCTGCGGCCGATTACACCGATGCCGACGGCCTTGTTTCCAATTACGACACGGCATTGAGATTGGCGGAGGATCTTGGCCTAGGTCTGGTTAGCAGCTCTTCTACATATGAGGCTCAGCACATGTCCCTGTTCTCGACTCTGCTCGCTACTGTCTTACCTACGCTCCATGTCTACGATGGTATCCGCGTTGCTAGAGAAACTCTGCGAGTTGTCGATGCTTTGAGCGAGTCTGGTGTCGCCGACGTATACAACAAGCTTGTGTCTGAGGCGGGCAAGCTCAACTCTCATCTGGACACTGCCGGCAAAGTCGTTgagctgctgaagctgtTCAACGATGAGCTTGGAACGGTTTACCAGCCGTTTGAATACCATGGCCACGAAACCCCGGATGTGGTTCTGGTTGCCTTTGGCAGCGTCGAAACCCAAGTTGCCAAACAGACTCTGAACAAGATCGCTGCTGATGGTGCCAAGGTCGGCGTCATCAATGTCCGCGTTTACCGGCCATTCATCGAGGAGGAGTTCCTCAAATCCATCCCTGCCTCAGCTCGCACCATTGCTGTCCTCGGCCAGGTTCGTGACCACGTTGCCGTAGCGGACGATGCCACCCAGTCCGCCCTCTACGGCGatgtcttggccgccgttACGTTCTCTGCAAAGTTTAGCGAGGAGCCCCGAGTCCTTGACATCAAGTACACTCCCGCCCAGTCCCTGACTCCCCAGGGCCTGGTAAACACATTGAACAAGGTGTTTGGCAacgaggatgaagccaaGGCCTTGCCTTCTCTGGTTAATGCTGAACAATACACTTTCTGGGACGTTGACAACTCAGCAGCTGTCAACTCTCCCGCCGTTATTGGCCACATCCTTTCCAAGCAGTCCACAACCAATGTTTACGTTCACGCCACGTATGATAACCTCACGCAGGGCGGTGTTGTCCGCACGGATGTGCGAGCTTCCAGGAAAGCCCTGGAGGCTCCTTACGACGTGTATGAGGCGGATGTCGCTGTTATTGGTGATGATTGTGTGCTCAAGGATGTAAATGTTGTGGAGAGCGTCGCCCACGGCGGCAAGATCATTCTCAAGCTGCCCAATTTCAAGGTCgaggaggttgagaagcGTCTCTCTGCTGCATTCCGCAAGGCTGTTCAGGAGAAGGACGCCCAGCTCTTTGTTCTGGACACTTCCTTCTCCCCTGCCTTTGAGAAGGATGCTCAATCCAAGTTGCTTCTTGAATTGGCTTTTCTGAAAGTTGCCCAGCCCGAGCTTTCTCCTGAGATTATCAGCAAGCTGGTCCTTGTTGAAGGCCACCCGCCCACTTTGGAAGAGTGTGCTGAAGCTGTCAATCAGTGCCTCAGTAAGCTTGAAGTGCCAGCTACCTGGGCTGAAGTCGCGGACAACTTTGAGGCTCCCCGGCTCCCCATATCCCTCCAGTCCAACAGTTTCCTTCCGTTCCGGAAGGAAGATGTCGAGGAGGCTCTGGAGCTCCGCGACTGGCAGACTGCCGCCAAGGGTCTCGTCTTCAAGGAAGCTTACGAGACACGCACGGGGCTCCGACCAGATTTGCCAGTCAAGACGGCTACTATCCGTGTCAAGGAGAACCGTCGCCTTACCCCCTCCGATTACGATCGCAACATTTTCCACATTGAGTTCGACCTTGGCGACTCTGGTCTCACGTACAAGATTGGTGAAGCCCTTGGAATCCATGCCGAGAATGACGAGGAGCAGGTCTCTGCGTTCATTCAGGCCTATGGCCTCAACCCGGCCGAGCTGGCCCGGGTACCTGCTCGCGAGGATCCTGAGGCGTTGGAGATTCGTACCGTTCATCAGGCTTTGATCCAGAACGTCGACATTCTCGGCAAGCCACCGAAGCGATTCTACGAAGCCCTGGCAGAGTTTGCTACCGACGAGACTGAAAGGAAGAAGCTCGAGGCCCTTGGCAGCTCTGCCGGGGCCGAGGACTTCAAGCGACGCTCCGAAGTAGACATGCTGACGTACGTCGATGTCCTCGACGAATTCAAGTCTGCCCGCCCCAGCTTCAACGACCTGGCCAGGATGGTCAGCCCCCTCAAGCGTCGCGAGTACTCCATCGCCTCGGCACAGGCCGTGACGCCCAACTCGGTGGCTCTGATGATCGTCGTGGTCGACTGGGTCGACACCAAGGGCCGCACTCGCTATGGCCATGCCACTCGCTACCTCAGCCGCCTGCAGCCAGGCGCTGTTGTGACGGCCTCTGTCAAGCCTTCGGTCATGAAGCTCCCTACCAGGGACACGGCACCACTCATCATGGCAGGCCTGGGCACGGGGCTCGCTCCCTTCCGCGCATTCGTCCAGTATCGTGCCATGCAGAAGGCGCAGGGCAAGGAAATCGGCGCCATCCTCTTATACCTCGGTTCCCGGCACCAGCGCGAGGAGTATCTCTACGGTGAAGAGTGGGAGGCGTACCTCGCCGCGGGCGTGGTTACTCTGGTTGGTGCTGCCTTCTCTCGGGATCAGCCTCAGAAGATCTACATCCAGGACAGGATGCGGCAAACTCTGGGGGATATTGCCAAGGCGTACGTCCAGGACCAAGGTAGCTTCTACTTGTGCGGTCCTACCTGGCCTGTCCCCGACGTGACCAAGGTCCTGGAGGAGGCCATTGCAGCtgatgccaaggccagcggGAAAAAGGTCGATCCCAAGAAGGAGATTGAAAAGCTGAAGGAGGAGGGACGTTATGTTCTCGAGGTATATTAG